A genomic stretch from Lathyrus oleraceus cultivar Zhongwan6 chromosome 2, CAAS_Psat_ZW6_1.0, whole genome shotgun sequence includes:
- the LOC127122920 gene encoding uncharacterized protein LOC127122920: MATAMGQQSATSVQQATTSAQQAIIRAQREVLRDRREEVTAAARGLTDFNRQHPSKFNGEHDPDKVDIWIQEMEKIFEILHCEDAKKVEYTTFLLREEAESWWRGVKQLMESNNEALNWDAFKQKVLDKYFPSSARSEKEAQFLKLYQGSMTIAEYVDKFDSLDKHFHDFCDNVDENYKCEKFKLGLKYEIKESMEPLEIRQFQALVEKCKKVERMKQGRLHRGVAGGLSRPQEGHVSTQYPERARLCYLCQQPGHFAKDCRAPRRDHIPSTNNNNDIPCPTTKGRVYHIGGEATSNASGLVQGECEIVNKRFIVLFDYGATHSFISVDCVNSIKLYVTVLPFDLVVTIPSAELVILNEACLQCPLNILGMKFKVDLICIPLKHLGVILGMDWLSSHHVLLDYARKSIIFQDPDVSRFLNINRLKISLKGGIHKYVFLNSICMRPEVEISEIPVVGDFPEVFPSDVPGLPPVRDIEFSIDVVPGTGPIHIAPYIMAPSEMSELKNQLEDLLSKKFIRPSVSP; this comes from the exons ATGGCCACAGCTATGGGCCAACAGTCTGCAACTAGTGTTCAACAAGCAACAACTTCTGCTCAACAAGCTATAATTCGAGCTCAACGTGAGGTACTAAGGGATCGGAGAGAGGAGGTTACTGCTGCTGCGAGAGGACTGACTGATTTTAATCGACAACATCCATCAAAATTCAATGGAGAACATGACCCAGATAAGGTTGATATATGGATACAGGAGATGGAGAAGATCTTCGAAATACTCCATTGTGAGGATGCCAAGAAGGTGGAATACACAACCTTTTTGCTTAGGGAAGAGGCTGAATCTTGGTGGCGAGGTGTGAAACAACTAATGGAGAGTAATAATGAAGCATTGAACTGGGATGCTTTCAAACAAAAAGTTTTGGACAAGTATTTCCCATCAAGTGCTAGATCGGAGAAAGAGGCCCAATTCCTTAAGCTTTACCAAGGCAGCATGACTATAGCTGAGTATGTTGACAAATTTGACTCCCTAGACAAACATTTCCACGATTTCTGTGACAATGTGGATGAGAATTATAAGTGTGAGAAATTCAAACTGGGACTCAAATATGAAATTAAGGAGTCCATGGAGCCCTTGGAGATTCGTCAGTTCCAAGCTCTAGTGGAAAAATGTAAGAAGGTGGAACGAATGAAACAAGGACGTCTACATAGAGGGGTTGCTGGAGGACTGTCAAGACCCCAG GAGGGACATGTGAGTACTCAGTACCCAGAAAGAGCAAGACTTTGTTATCTCTGTCAGCAACCAGGACACTTTGCTAAGGATTGTAGAGCACCAAGAAGAGATCATATACCATCCACCAATAACAATAATGATATCCCTTGCCCTACAACTAAGGGACGTGTCTATCACATTGGAGGAGAAGCAACATCAAATGCCTCAGGATTAGTCCAAGGGGAGTGTGAAATCGTAAATAAACGATTTATTGTGTTATTTGATTATGGAGCTACACATTCTTTCATCTCTGTGGATTGTGTGAATTCTATAAAATTATATGTTACTGTACTACCTTTTGATTTGGTAGTCACCATACCGTCTGCTGAACTTGTAATCTTGAATGAAGCTTGTTTACAATGTCCCTTGAATATCTTGGGCATGAAATTTAAAGTCGACTTGATTTGCATTCCTCTCAAACATCTGGGAGTGATCCTTGGGATGGACTGGTTATCTAGTCATCACGTTCTTTTGGATTATGCTCGAAAGTCTATAATCTTTCAAGACCCTGATGTTTCCCGATTCCTCAATATCAACCGATTGAAAATTTCTTTAAAGGGAGGAATCCATAAGTATGTATTCTTAAATTCTATCTGCATGAGACCAGAAGTAGAAATTTCTGAGATCCCGGTGGTAGGAGATTTCCCAGAAGTTTTTCCATCAGACGTGCCAGGGTTACCTCCAGTACGTGACATTGAATTTTCTATTGATGTGGTTCCAGGAACTGGACCTATTCATATTGCCCCATACATAATGGCTCCATCTGAGATGTCAGAGCTGAAAAATCAATTAGAGGACTTATTATCAAAGAAGTTTATCCGACCAAGTGTCTCACCATGA